One window of the Oncorhynchus clarkii lewisi isolate Uvic-CL-2024 chromosome 19, UVic_Ocla_1.0, whole genome shotgun sequence genome contains the following:
- the LOC139374686 gene encoding sterile alpha motif domain-containing protein 9-like isoform X1, whose translation MSDTTVSPEGAESGKSEHVRQWLHSSPTAPQEYNEDVAESSLLCPGKQGLVAQEERAESPSCLSMKSDHSMGQPINFHRGHGTRDKREGAESPTSSCVSMRSDRSMDPPINYKREFIPNRREGADSPTPSYLSMKSDQSMGPSSRMMTSDTTQLSIGGVHATMHTEHHGMNRVSNLREFPQRIEDWTKEHVKEWLISSLKLPEVATKLYEQDVSGASLVCIEKQDLTDFGVKFGPAIQIIKNVEILRNDLESVGRSMRSPESDPFRRQERFRFRAIPEARMGSHEETQDSDSVKSESVAPSLSSSWTSVEELRHSGSDVASPILLPMVESEYIPAYGNMEDNTRQSETSISSFDHLRETAPNLEKRICPPRPFDQNDLSFTYIQNDILPPESGPSNLIDPVHEYKLLPSTEEASEIDILEKFSNEVFRFSAACMNSRTNGTIHFGVTGGLGHMHGQVIGQNLPSFNMYTDRFDLHLKEHFGEETNIARSCIRPPKFFQVQCLDGATSDKWVIEVDVVPSYSQTQEKLFYTSIIPEQNGEEYKTECLFIRQGPKSINILADNNPRSLQEKMRGLTEEVKCWSSARKSKEESNCQQPNQNHQGQRLKQLITHGRDTLENSLQVIVVTNKCHPSQHEHLGFLKEMKLFAVLEFDPESDMNGTCSFYRTDRIANLHYPRMYNTNDNVSSVIGKLNLFKQTSWVFCNGRANEVSEADRPFSTSEWLKKRAGEISDMVSFLCNPDVLSKDRLLVVFMLHSGVTDISSPILEAFCAIYRTLEGEDNMLCICKDSNVFSQWRDMINTRCKVDITSKCIYELSLTEIDCTIRKIKEPQTRSSRRYLPSSGSSSVLLTQKDEELMTVLDILSENECENTEIETKDSFEEFKTNTEEDFYRGGQVTWWNFYLSERPGCLPFIKRDKYEDLHNLITPTEGYTSPCIIINLFHHPGCGGTTLAMHVLWNLRCKFRCAVLKNTTAQNSEIAVQVRHLLTCGKEKQLSYSPVLLLVDNWEDVEDLQRCILSAANEKKKPDTLMVIILNCERSQIPAESSRNSRLDNVFMINKLSTKEQSFFEVKLKELKGHHQKPETFYAFMIMTNNFSEKYIKNLVCNTLKDLDTSRKEGQLFSLLALLNTYVNGSYMALSLCEDFVGIRNALWGKETLEDKMNPYSTLLIRFNIKERGTYQAVRFLHQMIASNCLKVLTGKHKLQLGEITTSLLHCDLLYKSGMGKDILVQNIQSMLITRQRKELGHDKDTLFSPLIEDIQTDEGISQIKEVLVRATMRFDKNATLPQALARHFYLKEKDYISALQWAKDAQQKMYNSYIADTLGQVYKSHLKYEIERAEELTPEGLDKCLKLAFQATKAFRDSQELAKKDEPMDSLDLPNRKRQRTYNTSGYVGEMEVSMIVFDILKDIPFFNKSDELQRDKMLQFLKNHLPVSDFHETTNSTNDQFIAVLSDHEKFLVSLKPRLKEMFSFFENYFTYLKPRSIEKETAEDRNKRKVSELFKKYIHIFCSSGEERASERASKPKLSLRQEIEEQRNYLEQKRADSFAGLLQYLNEKNGNQIELILKKWQFIVQNSTRKLMADRINFILANIVLHCIKQSSTLLKRYEDLVSLLNEALQEEGTHSNCTELYYLSMLLMWPRKDNLLESTTTFKNIGTYVTSSKKSFHRRFSHMFPAKSCIAHFYLGKSRGLRRIIHKGRLDQFLYKEGPKTSHKKASSKDRPPNPHQLWQSGAIWRDPEIQNLLQRVKGKTENGDIYVYYGGNLKISVRPVYLGGVRSGCSTEEVSFYLGFTMEGPVASDIKYENDR comes from the exons GATGATGACATCAGACACAACACAACTGTCCATTGGTGGAGTGCATGCAACAATG CATACTGAACATCATGGCATGAACAGAGTCAGCAACCTCAGAGAATTCCCACAGAGAATCGAAGACTGGACGAAGGAGCATGTGAAAGAGTGGCTAATTAGTAGCCTCAAACTCCCTGAGGTCGCAACAAAACTTTATGAACAGGACGTGTCAGGAGCTAGCCTGGTTTGCATTGAGAAACAGGACTTGACTGATTTCGGTGTTAAGTTTGGGCCTGCGATTCAAATCATAAAAAATGTAGAGATACTGAGAAACGACTTGGAGAGTGTAGGGAGAAGCATGAGATCCCCTGAGAGTGACCCCTTCAGAAGACAGGAGAGATTTAGATTTAGAGCCATACCAGAAGCTAGGATGGGGTCACATGAGGAAACTCAGGATTCTGACAGTGTGAAATCGGAGTCGGTGGCTCCAAGTCTAAGCTCATCATGGACATCAGTGGAAGAACTGAGACATTCCGGTTCAGATGTTGCATcccccattctactgccaatggtaGAGTCGGAATACATTCCAGCTTATGGAAATATGGAGGACAATACGAGACAAAGTGAGACGTCCATCTCATCATTTGACCACTTAAGAGAAACTGCTCCAAATCTGGAGAAGAGAATATGTCCCCCACGTCCCTTTGACCAAAACGACCTATCGTTCACATACATACAAAATGATATCCTCCCCCCTGAATCTGGTCCAAGCAATCTCATTGACCCGGTACATGAGTACAAGCTCCTGCCAAGCACAGAGGAAGCCAGTGAGATAGATATTCTGGAAAAGTTCAGCAATGAAGTGTTTCGTTTTTCCGCAGCCTGCATGAACTCTCGCACCAATGGTACAATTCATTTTGGGGTGACAGGCGGGCTCGGACACATGCATGGACAGGTGATTGGGCAAAACCTGCCATCATTCAATATGTATACAGACAGGTTTGACTTGCATCTCAAGGAACACTTTGGAGAAGAAACAAATATCGCAAGATCATGCATCAGACCTCCAAAATTCTTTCAGGTTCAATGTCTAGATGGCGCGACTTCAGACAAGTGGGTGATAGAAGTTGATGTTGTCCCAAGTTATTCACAGACTCAAGAGAAGCTTTTCTATACCTCAATAATACCTGAACAAAATGGAGAAGAATACAAAACTGAATGTCTGTTTATTCGACAAGGTCCAAAGAGCATCAACATTCTTGCAGACAATAATCCCAGAAGTCTACAGGAGAAGATGAGAGGTTTGACAGAGGAAGTCAAATGTTGGTCATCAGCACGCAAGTCAAAAGAGGAGAGCAACTGTCAGCAACCCAACCAAAACCACCAAGGTCAGAGGCTAAAACAATTGATAACTCATGGGAGAGACACACTTGAAAACTCATTGCAAGTTATAGTTGTCACAAACAAGTGCCACCCCAGTCAACATGAACATTTGGGTTTTTTGAAAGAGATGAAGTTGTTTGCAGTGCTCGAGTTTGACCCAGAATCTGACATGAACGGGACATGCAGTTTCTACAGAACAGATCGCATAGCGAATCTTCATTACCCTCGAATGTACAATACTAATGACAATGTCTCCAGTGTTATCGGAAAGCTGAACTTGTTTAAGCAGACAAGCTGGGTCTTTTGTAATGGTCGAGCAAATGAGGTCAGTGAAGCAGACAGACCTTTCAGTACCAGTGAATGGCTGAAGAAACGTGCTGGAGAAATCAGCGATATGGTTTCATTTCTCTGCAATCCAGACGTCTTGTCGAAAGACAGACTACTTGTGGTGTTCATGCTTCACTCAGGAGTCACTGACATCTCAAGCCCTATACTTGAGGCCTTTTGTGCGATCTATCGCACTCTTGAGGGTGAGGATAATATGCTCTGCATATGCAAAGATTCCAATGTATTCAGTCAATGGAGAGACATGATAAACACTCGCTGCAAAGTGGATATTACTAGTAAATGTATCTACGAATTGAGCCTGACTGAAATCGACTGCACCATCAGGAAAATCAAAGAACCCCAGACACGGTCCTCTAGGAGATATCTGCCATCTTCTGGCTCCAGTTCAGTCCTCCTGACACAAAAAGACGAAGAGCTGATGACCGTACTTGATATACTGAGTGAAAATGAATGTGAGAACACTGAAATTGAAACCAAAGACTCTTTTGAGGAATTCAAGACCAACACGGAGGAGGACTTTTACAGAGGCGGACAGGTGACTTGGTGGAACTTCTACTTGTCCGAGAGGCCAGGTTGTCTGCCATTCATCAAACGTGACAAGTATGAGGATCTTCACAACCTGATCACACCTACAGAGGGGTACACATCGCCATGCATAATAATAAACCTCTTCCATCATCCAGGATGTGGTGGAACAACACTGGCCATGCACGTGTTGTGGAACTTGAGATGTAAATTCAGATGTGCCGTTCTGAAAAACACCACAGCACAGAACAGTGAGATCGCAGTCCAAGTCAGACACCTGCTGACCTGTGGCAAAGAGAAGCAGTTGAGTTATTCTCCTGTTCTACTCTTGGTGGACAACTGGGAGGACGTTGAAGACCTACAGAGATGCATACTAAGTGCAGCCAACGAGAAGAAGAAACCTGACACTCTGATGGTCATCATACTGAACTGTGAGAGATCACAGATTCCTGCAGAGAGCTCCAGAAACAGCCGACTTGACAATGTGTTCATGATCAACAAGCTCTCCACCAAAGAGCAGAGCTTCTTTGAGGTGAAACTGAAAGAGCTCAAAGGTCACCATCAAAAACCTGAAACGTTCTACGCCTTCATGATCATGACAAACAATTTCAGTGAGAAGTACATCAAGAATCTGGTGTGCAACACCCTGAAAGACCTTGACACCTCCAGAAAAGAAGGACAGCTATTTTCACTCTTAGCTTTGCTAAATACATATGTGAACGGCTCCTACATGGCCCTGTCCCTATGTGAGGATTTTGTGGGGATTAGGAATGCTCTGTGGGGAAAAGAGACACTTGAGGACAAAATGAACCCATACTCCACGCTACTGATCCGCTTCAACATTAAAGAGCGCGGCACTTATCAGGCAGTTCGGTTTCTACACCAAATGATTGCAAGTAATTGCCTCAAAGTCCTCACCGGAAAGCACAAGCTTCAACTGGGGGAAATAACAACCAGTCTGTTACACTGTGACTTGCTGTACAAATCTGGCATGGGTAAGGACATCCTGGTTCAAAACATCCAAAGTATGCTGATCACGCGGCAACGAAAGGAACTTGGACATGACAAAGATACACTGTTCTCTCCTTTGATTGAAGACATACAGACGGATGAGGGAATCAGCCAAATCAAAGAAGTTCTTGTAAGAGCAACAATGAGATTTGACAAAAATGCAACTCTGCCACAAGCTTTGGCAAGGCATTTCTATCTGAAAGAGAAGGATTATATATCTGCTCTGCAATGGGCCAAGGATGCACAGCAGAAAATGTACAATTCTTACATTGCAGACACATTGGGACAGGTGTACAAAAGCCACCTGAAATATGAAATTGAACGTGCTGAGGAGCTCACTCCAGAAGGGTTAGACAAATGCCTAAAATTAGCATTTCAGGCCACCAAAGCATTCAGAGATTCACAGGAACTCGCAAAGAAGGACGAGCCAATGGATTCCCTTGATCTGCCCAACAGAAAGAGGCAACGAACCTACAACACATCTGGGTATGTCGGTGAAATGGAAGTTTCAATGATTGTTTTTGACATCCTCAAAGATATTCCTTTCTTCAACAAAAGTGATGAACTCCAGCGAGACAAAATGCTGCAGTTCCTCAAAAACCACTTGCCGGTGAGTGATTTTCATGAAACAACAAACAGTACAAATGATCAATTCATTGCTGTTCTGTCAGACCACGAGAAATTCCTGGTCTCTTTGAAGCCACGGCTGAAGGAGATGTTCAGTTTTTTTGAGAACTACTTCACATACCTGAAGCCAAGGTCAATTGAGAAGGAGACAGCAGAGGACAGAAACAAACGAAAAGTATCAGAGCTCTTCAAGAAGTACATTCACATCTTCTGTTCCTCGGGAGAAGAGAGAGCCTCCGAAAGGGCCAGTAAACCAAAACTGAGTCTCCGGCAGGAGATAGAGGAGCAGCGGAACTATTTGGAGCAAAAACGAGCAGATTCATTTGCTGGTCTTCTCCAGTATCTGAATGAGAAGAATGGGAATCAAATTGAATTAATTCTGAAGAAATGGCAGTTCATTGTTCAAAATTCTACACGGAAACTCATGGCTGACCGGATCAATTTCATCCTTGCGAACATTGTTCTTCACTGCATTAAGCAAAGCTCAACATTGCTGAAGAGGTACGAGGATCTGGTCTCCCTTCTCAACGAGGCACTGCAAGAAGAGGGAACCCATTCAAACTGCACAGAGCTGTACTACCTCTCAATGTTGCTGATGTGGCCAAGAAAGGACAACCTGCTTGAGAGCACCACAACGTTCAAAAACATTGGCACGTATGTCACTTCATCGAAAAAATCTTTCCATCGTCGCTTCTCCCACATGTTTCCGGCGAAGAGTTGCATCGCACATTTCTACCTCGGGAAATCAAGAGGGCTGAGGAGAATAATTCACAAAGGCAGGCTTGATCAGTTCCTGTACAAAGAGGGACCCAAAACATCACACAAGAAGGCCTCATCCAAAGATAGACCCCCAAACCCGCATCAACTGTGGCAAAGTGGAGCAatatggagggatcctgagataCAAAACCTGTTACAGCGGGTCAAAGGCAAAACGGAAAACGGTGACATTTATGTTTACTACGGGGGCAATCTGAAAATCTCAGTGCGTCCAGTATACCTTGGTGGAGTCCGGAGTGGATGCAGTACGGAGGAGGTCTCCTTTTACCTTGGATTCACCATGGAGGGACCCGTAGCTTCTGACATAAAGTATGAAAATGACCGGTAA
- the LOC139374686 gene encoding sterile alpha motif domain-containing protein 9-like isoform X2 yields the protein MKSDHSMGQPINFHRGHGTRDKREGAESPTSSCVSMRSDRSMDPPINYKREFIPNRREGADSPTPSYLSMKSDQSMGPSSRMMTSDTTQLSIGGVHATMHTEHHGMNRVSNLREFPQRIEDWTKEHVKEWLISSLKLPEVATKLYEQDVSGASLVCIEKQDLTDFGVKFGPAIQIIKNVEILRNDLESVGRSMRSPESDPFRRQERFRFRAIPEARMGSHEETQDSDSVKSESVAPSLSSSWTSVEELRHSGSDVASPILLPMVESEYIPAYGNMEDNTRQSETSISSFDHLRETAPNLEKRICPPRPFDQNDLSFTYIQNDILPPESGPSNLIDPVHEYKLLPSTEEASEIDILEKFSNEVFRFSAACMNSRTNGTIHFGVTGGLGHMHGQVIGQNLPSFNMYTDRFDLHLKEHFGEETNIARSCIRPPKFFQVQCLDGATSDKWVIEVDVVPSYSQTQEKLFYTSIIPEQNGEEYKTECLFIRQGPKSINILADNNPRSLQEKMRGLTEEVKCWSSARKSKEESNCQQPNQNHQGQRLKQLITHGRDTLENSLQVIVVTNKCHPSQHEHLGFLKEMKLFAVLEFDPESDMNGTCSFYRTDRIANLHYPRMYNTNDNVSSVIGKLNLFKQTSWVFCNGRANEVSEADRPFSTSEWLKKRAGEISDMVSFLCNPDVLSKDRLLVVFMLHSGVTDISSPILEAFCAIYRTLEGEDNMLCICKDSNVFSQWRDMINTRCKVDITSKCIYELSLTEIDCTIRKIKEPQTRSSRRYLPSSGSSSVLLTQKDEELMTVLDILSENECENTEIETKDSFEEFKTNTEEDFYRGGQVTWWNFYLSERPGCLPFIKRDKYEDLHNLITPTEGYTSPCIIINLFHHPGCGGTTLAMHVLWNLRCKFRCAVLKNTTAQNSEIAVQVRHLLTCGKEKQLSYSPVLLLVDNWEDVEDLQRCILSAANEKKKPDTLMVIILNCERSQIPAESSRNSRLDNVFMINKLSTKEQSFFEVKLKELKGHHQKPETFYAFMIMTNNFSEKYIKNLVCNTLKDLDTSRKEGQLFSLLALLNTYVNGSYMALSLCEDFVGIRNALWGKETLEDKMNPYSTLLIRFNIKERGTYQAVRFLHQMIASNCLKVLTGKHKLQLGEITTSLLHCDLLYKSGMGKDILVQNIQSMLITRQRKELGHDKDTLFSPLIEDIQTDEGISQIKEVLVRATMRFDKNATLPQALARHFYLKEKDYISALQWAKDAQQKMYNSYIADTLGQVYKSHLKYEIERAEELTPEGLDKCLKLAFQATKAFRDSQELAKKDEPMDSLDLPNRKRQRTYNTSGYVGEMEVSMIVFDILKDIPFFNKSDELQRDKMLQFLKNHLPVSDFHETTNSTNDQFIAVLSDHEKFLVSLKPRLKEMFSFFENYFTYLKPRSIEKETAEDRNKRKVSELFKKYIHIFCSSGEERASERASKPKLSLRQEIEEQRNYLEQKRADSFAGLLQYLNEKNGNQIELILKKWQFIVQNSTRKLMADRINFILANIVLHCIKQSSTLLKRYEDLVSLLNEALQEEGTHSNCTELYYLSMLLMWPRKDNLLESTTTFKNIGTYVTSSKKSFHRRFSHMFPAKSCIAHFYLGKSRGLRRIIHKGRLDQFLYKEGPKTSHKKASSKDRPPNPHQLWQSGAIWRDPEIQNLLQRVKGKTENGDIYVYYGGNLKISVRPVYLGGVRSGCSTEEVSFYLGFTMEGPVASDIKYENDR from the exons GATGATGACATCAGACACAACACAACTGTCCATTGGTGGAGTGCATGCAACAATG CATACTGAACATCATGGCATGAACAGAGTCAGCAACCTCAGAGAATTCCCACAGAGAATCGAAGACTGGACGAAGGAGCATGTGAAAGAGTGGCTAATTAGTAGCCTCAAACTCCCTGAGGTCGCAACAAAACTTTATGAACAGGACGTGTCAGGAGCTAGCCTGGTTTGCATTGAGAAACAGGACTTGACTGATTTCGGTGTTAAGTTTGGGCCTGCGATTCAAATCATAAAAAATGTAGAGATACTGAGAAACGACTTGGAGAGTGTAGGGAGAAGCATGAGATCCCCTGAGAGTGACCCCTTCAGAAGACAGGAGAGATTTAGATTTAGAGCCATACCAGAAGCTAGGATGGGGTCACATGAGGAAACTCAGGATTCTGACAGTGTGAAATCGGAGTCGGTGGCTCCAAGTCTAAGCTCATCATGGACATCAGTGGAAGAACTGAGACATTCCGGTTCAGATGTTGCATcccccattctactgccaatggtaGAGTCGGAATACATTCCAGCTTATGGAAATATGGAGGACAATACGAGACAAAGTGAGACGTCCATCTCATCATTTGACCACTTAAGAGAAACTGCTCCAAATCTGGAGAAGAGAATATGTCCCCCACGTCCCTTTGACCAAAACGACCTATCGTTCACATACATACAAAATGATATCCTCCCCCCTGAATCTGGTCCAAGCAATCTCATTGACCCGGTACATGAGTACAAGCTCCTGCCAAGCACAGAGGAAGCCAGTGAGATAGATATTCTGGAAAAGTTCAGCAATGAAGTGTTTCGTTTTTCCGCAGCCTGCATGAACTCTCGCACCAATGGTACAATTCATTTTGGGGTGACAGGCGGGCTCGGACACATGCATGGACAGGTGATTGGGCAAAACCTGCCATCATTCAATATGTATACAGACAGGTTTGACTTGCATCTCAAGGAACACTTTGGAGAAGAAACAAATATCGCAAGATCATGCATCAGACCTCCAAAATTCTTTCAGGTTCAATGTCTAGATGGCGCGACTTCAGACAAGTGGGTGATAGAAGTTGATGTTGTCCCAAGTTATTCACAGACTCAAGAGAAGCTTTTCTATACCTCAATAATACCTGAACAAAATGGAGAAGAATACAAAACTGAATGTCTGTTTATTCGACAAGGTCCAAAGAGCATCAACATTCTTGCAGACAATAATCCCAGAAGTCTACAGGAGAAGATGAGAGGTTTGACAGAGGAAGTCAAATGTTGGTCATCAGCACGCAAGTCAAAAGAGGAGAGCAACTGTCAGCAACCCAACCAAAACCACCAAGGTCAGAGGCTAAAACAATTGATAACTCATGGGAGAGACACACTTGAAAACTCATTGCAAGTTATAGTTGTCACAAACAAGTGCCACCCCAGTCAACATGAACATTTGGGTTTTTTGAAAGAGATGAAGTTGTTTGCAGTGCTCGAGTTTGACCCAGAATCTGACATGAACGGGACATGCAGTTTCTACAGAACAGATCGCATAGCGAATCTTCATTACCCTCGAATGTACAATACTAATGACAATGTCTCCAGTGTTATCGGAAAGCTGAACTTGTTTAAGCAGACAAGCTGGGTCTTTTGTAATGGTCGAGCAAATGAGGTCAGTGAAGCAGACAGACCTTTCAGTACCAGTGAATGGCTGAAGAAACGTGCTGGAGAAATCAGCGATATGGTTTCATTTCTCTGCAATCCAGACGTCTTGTCGAAAGACAGACTACTTGTGGTGTTCATGCTTCACTCAGGAGTCACTGACATCTCAAGCCCTATACTTGAGGCCTTTTGTGCGATCTATCGCACTCTTGAGGGTGAGGATAATATGCTCTGCATATGCAAAGATTCCAATGTATTCAGTCAATGGAGAGACATGATAAACACTCGCTGCAAAGTGGATATTACTAGTAAATGTATCTACGAATTGAGCCTGACTGAAATCGACTGCACCATCAGGAAAATCAAAGAACCCCAGACACGGTCCTCTAGGAGATATCTGCCATCTTCTGGCTCCAGTTCAGTCCTCCTGACACAAAAAGACGAAGAGCTGATGACCGTACTTGATATACTGAGTGAAAATGAATGTGAGAACACTGAAATTGAAACCAAAGACTCTTTTGAGGAATTCAAGACCAACACGGAGGAGGACTTTTACAGAGGCGGACAGGTGACTTGGTGGAACTTCTACTTGTCCGAGAGGCCAGGTTGTCTGCCATTCATCAAACGTGACAAGTATGAGGATCTTCACAACCTGATCACACCTACAGAGGGGTACACATCGCCATGCATAATAATAAACCTCTTCCATCATCCAGGATGTGGTGGAACAACACTGGCCATGCACGTGTTGTGGAACTTGAGATGTAAATTCAGATGTGCCGTTCTGAAAAACACCACAGCACAGAACAGTGAGATCGCAGTCCAAGTCAGACACCTGCTGACCTGTGGCAAAGAGAAGCAGTTGAGTTATTCTCCTGTTCTACTCTTGGTGGACAACTGGGAGGACGTTGAAGACCTACAGAGATGCATACTAAGTGCAGCCAACGAGAAGAAGAAACCTGACACTCTGATGGTCATCATACTGAACTGTGAGAGATCACAGATTCCTGCAGAGAGCTCCAGAAACAGCCGACTTGACAATGTGTTCATGATCAACAAGCTCTCCACCAAAGAGCAGAGCTTCTTTGAGGTGAAACTGAAAGAGCTCAAAGGTCACCATCAAAAACCTGAAACGTTCTACGCCTTCATGATCATGACAAACAATTTCAGTGAGAAGTACATCAAGAATCTGGTGTGCAACACCCTGAAAGACCTTGACACCTCCAGAAAAGAAGGACAGCTATTTTCACTCTTAGCTTTGCTAAATACATATGTGAACGGCTCCTACATGGCCCTGTCCCTATGTGAGGATTTTGTGGGGATTAGGAATGCTCTGTGGGGAAAAGAGACACTTGAGGACAAAATGAACCCATACTCCACGCTACTGATCCGCTTCAACATTAAAGAGCGCGGCACTTATCAGGCAGTTCGGTTTCTACACCAAATGATTGCAAGTAATTGCCTCAAAGTCCTCACCGGAAAGCACAAGCTTCAACTGGGGGAAATAACAACCAGTCTGTTACACTGTGACTTGCTGTACAAATCTGGCATGGGTAAGGACATCCTGGTTCAAAACATCCAAAGTATGCTGATCACGCGGCAACGAAAGGAACTTGGACATGACAAAGATACACTGTTCTCTCCTTTGATTGAAGACATACAGACGGATGAGGGAATCAGCCAAATCAAAGAAGTTCTTGTAAGAGCAACAATGAGATTTGACAAAAATGCAACTCTGCCACAAGCTTTGGCAAGGCATTTCTATCTGAAAGAGAAGGATTATATATCTGCTCTGCAATGGGCCAAGGATGCACAGCAGAAAATGTACAATTCTTACATTGCAGACACATTGGGACAGGTGTACAAAAGCCACCTGAAATATGAAATTGAACGTGCTGAGGAGCTCACTCCAGAAGGGTTAGACAAATGCCTAAAATTAGCATTTCAGGCCACCAAAGCATTCAGAGATTCACAGGAACTCGCAAAGAAGGACGAGCCAATGGATTCCCTTGATCTGCCCAACAGAAAGAGGCAACGAACCTACAACACATCTGGGTATGTCGGTGAAATGGAAGTTTCAATGATTGTTTTTGACATCCTCAAAGATATTCCTTTCTTCAACAAAAGTGATGAACTCCAGCGAGACAAAATGCTGCAGTTCCTCAAAAACCACTTGCCGGTGAGTGATTTTCATGAAACAACAAACAGTACAAATGATCAATTCATTGCTGTTCTGTCAGACCACGAGAAATTCCTGGTCTCTTTGAAGCCACGGCTGAAGGAGATGTTCAGTTTTTTTGAGAACTACTTCACATACCTGAAGCCAAGGTCAATTGAGAAGGAGACAGCAGAGGACAGAAACAAACGAAAAGTATCAGAGCTCTTCAAGAAGTACATTCACATCTTCTGTTCCTCGGGAGAAGAGAGAGCCTCCGAAAGGGCCAGTAAACCAAAACTGAGTCTCCGGCAGGAGATAGAGGAGCAGCGGAACTATTTGGAGCAAAAACGAGCAGATTCATTTGCTGGTCTTCTCCAGTATCTGAATGAGAAGAATGGGAATCAAATTGAATTAATTCTGAAGAAATGGCAGTTCATTGTTCAAAATTCTACACGGAAACTCATGGCTGACCGGATCAATTTCATCCTTGCGAACATTGTTCTTCACTGCATTAAGCAAAGCTCAACATTGCTGAAGAGGTACGAGGATCTGGTCTCCCTTCTCAACGAGGCACTGCAAGAAGAGGGAACCCATTCAAACTGCACAGAGCTGTACTACCTCTCAATGTTGCTGATGTGGCCAAGAAAGGACAACCTGCTTGAGAGCACCACAACGTTCAAAAACATTGGCACGTATGTCACTTCATCGAAAAAATCTTTCCATCGTCGCTTCTCCCACATGTTTCCGGCGAAGAGTTGCATCGCACATTTCTACCTCGGGAAATCAAGAGGGCTGAGGAGAATAATTCACAAAGGCAGGCTTGATCAGTTCCTGTACAAAGAGGGACCCAAAACATCACACAAGAAGGCCTCATCCAAAGATAGACCCCCAAACCCGCATCAACTGTGGCAAAGTGGAGCAatatggagggatcctgagataCAAAACCTGTTACAGCGGGTCAAAGGCAAAACGGAAAACGGTGACATTTATGTTTACTACGGGGGCAATCTGAAAATCTCAGTGCGTCCAGTATACCTTGGTGGAGTCCGGAGTGGATGCAGTACGGAGGAGGTCTCCTTTTACCTTGGATTCACCATGGAGGGACCCGTAGCTTCTGACATAAAGTATGAAAATGACCGGTAA